One window from the genome of Trichoplusia ni isolate ovarian cell line Hi5 chromosome 13, tn1, whole genome shotgun sequence encodes:
- the LOC113500136 gene encoding uncharacterized protein LOC113500136 isoform X1, which produces MEVGWLRAAVSLTVNRGKTTCLKNAFSRSLLSCGPAVMRADRMAHTQAIHSNMLYISDELNAKLKADPNTMKLNQDIKKPLCIIMNWMQAKPSHVQKYAALYLEQGFDVVSVSCSPWQLTWPVKGSQVIAEKLLKFLEVNSQNPLMLHGFSVGAYVWAELLVQAVQNKQRYQPVLDRIVSQVWDSAADIHEIPVGFPTAVFPRNKLLQETFRAYIKLHMKVCHNLATKHYMRATEVFHATPCRAPGLFLVSKTDPIGAEHRSRDVCDHWVRSGMKCSVKCWEKSPHVLHYSHHPEEYKAAVFSHLDQCGLLKKKL; this is translated from the exons ATGGAGGTGGGATGGTTGCGAGCCGCGGTTTCTTTGACCGTTAACCGTGGAAAGACAACATGTTTAAAGAAT gCATTTTCCCGGTCGTTATTATCCTGTGGCCCAGCGGTGATGAGGGCAGATAGGATGGCGCACACGCAGGCCATACACAGCAATATGCTATACATCAGTGACGAGCTCAACGCCAAACTCAAAGCAGACCCGAATACTATGAA GTTAAACCAAGACATAAAGAAGCCGCTTTGCATCATCATGAACTGGATGCAGGCGAAGCCGAGCCACGTGCAGAAGTACGCGGCGCTGTACCTGGAGCAGGGCTTCGACGTCGTCTCCGTGTCCTGCTCGCCGTGGCAGCTCACGTGGCCAGTGAAGGGATCGCAA GTGATAGCCGAGAAACTGCTCAAGTTCTTGGAGGTGAACAGCCAGAACCCGCTGATGCTGCACGGGTTCTCTGTCGGCGCGTACGTCTGGGCAGAGTTACTTGTGCAGGCCGTGCAAAACAAACAGAG GTATCAGCCAGTGCTAGACCGCATTGTGTCTCAAGTGTGGGACTCCGCGGCTGACATCCACGAGATCCCGGTCGGCTTCCCCACCGCGGTGTTCCCGCGCAACAAGCTGCTGCAGGAAACCTTTCGCGCTTATATTAA GTTGCATATGAAGGTGTGTCACAACTTGGCGACGAAGCACTACATGCGAGCTACGGAGGTGTTCCACGCGACGCCGTGCCGGGCCCCGGGCCTGTTCCTGGTCTCCAAGACCGACCCCATCGGCGCTGAGCACAGGAGCAGGGACGTTTGTGACCACTGGGTCAGGAGCGGGATGAAG tGCAGTGTAAAATGCTGGGAAAAGTCTCCTCACGTCCTCCACTACTCCCACCATCCTGAGGAGTATAAAGCCGCTGTATTCTCACACCTCGACCAGTGCGGGCTCCTCAAGAAGAAGTTATAG
- the LOC113500136 gene encoding uncharacterized protein LOC113500136 isoform X2 — MRADRMAHTQAIHSNMLYISDELNAKLKADPNTMKLNQDIKKPLCIIMNWMQAKPSHVQKYAALYLEQGFDVVSVSCSPWQLTWPVKGSQVIAEKLLKFLEVNSQNPLMLHGFSVGAYVWAELLVQAVQNKQRYQPVLDRIVSQVWDSAADIHEIPVGFPTAVFPRNKLLQETFRAYIKLHMKVCHNLATKHYMRATEVFHATPCRAPGLFLVSKTDPIGAEHRSRDVCDHWVRSGMKCSVKCWEKSPHVLHYSHHPEEYKAAVFSHLDQCGLLKKKL, encoded by the exons ATGAGGGCAGATAGGATGGCGCACACGCAGGCCATACACAGCAATATGCTATACATCAGTGACGAGCTCAACGCCAAACTCAAAGCAGACCCGAATACTATGAA GTTAAACCAAGACATAAAGAAGCCGCTTTGCATCATCATGAACTGGATGCAGGCGAAGCCGAGCCACGTGCAGAAGTACGCGGCGCTGTACCTGGAGCAGGGCTTCGACGTCGTCTCCGTGTCCTGCTCGCCGTGGCAGCTCACGTGGCCAGTGAAGGGATCGCAA GTGATAGCCGAGAAACTGCTCAAGTTCTTGGAGGTGAACAGCCAGAACCCGCTGATGCTGCACGGGTTCTCTGTCGGCGCGTACGTCTGGGCAGAGTTACTTGTGCAGGCCGTGCAAAACAAACAGAG GTATCAGCCAGTGCTAGACCGCATTGTGTCTCAAGTGTGGGACTCCGCGGCTGACATCCACGAGATCCCGGTCGGCTTCCCCACCGCGGTGTTCCCGCGCAACAAGCTGCTGCAGGAAACCTTTCGCGCTTATATTAA GTTGCATATGAAGGTGTGTCACAACTTGGCGACGAAGCACTACATGCGAGCTACGGAGGTGTTCCACGCGACGCCGTGCCGGGCCCCGGGCCTGTTCCTGGTCTCCAAGACCGACCCCATCGGCGCTGAGCACAGGAGCAGGGACGTTTGTGACCACTGGGTCAGGAGCGGGATGAAG tGCAGTGTAAAATGCTGGGAAAAGTCTCCTCACGTCCTCCACTACTCCCACCATCCTGAGGAGTATAAAGCCGCTGTATTCTCACACCTCGACCAGTGCGGGCTCCTCAAGAAGAAGTTATAG